In Alosa sapidissima isolate fAloSap1 chromosome 11, fAloSap1.pri, whole genome shotgun sequence, a single window of DNA contains:
- the LOC121723514 gene encoding 1-phosphatidylinositol 4,5-bisphosphate phosphodiesterase zeta-1-like isoform X1, whose amino-acid sequence MSKKKKPPTSRRSDIQHIFQCYTSDHDNRLTASALLTFLHREQVEVSANQETAEALIDRYEVDESARAEINMTFDGFLRLMESKDCCVLDQTHTQVYQDMSQPLCHYFISSSHNTYLTGDQLVGKSHLDAYISVLRRGCRCLEIDCWDGPDTEPIVYHGYTLTSKILFKDVIATVQEYAFMASPYPIILSLENHCSQGQQEVMAHYLTSILGDMLLDTGLTVDAQGDLPSPDELKYKVLIKNKKLNSAPQLELEARGSEANADGEAGVEESDEEEDADEEEEEMPAKRSKKKKKKKVVVAQALSDLVIYTKSVKFISFVHSRDNQQFYENTSFAEKKAKKLVKNSGAEFVLHNVRFLSRVYPAGSRTLSSNFNPQEFWNAGIQLVALNFQSLGLPMDLNNGRFQDNGGSGYVLKPHFLRSGESSFDPNAFKYNLRPAHLLLKVISGSNLPSSRTGKALDPFVRVEIHGVVSDCCRKQTDAVKHNALSPRWDAAMNFTIEVPELALVRFSVRDQTGLLKSEFVGQYTLPFTSMRKGYRWVPLLSREGYSLDPASLFIYAWYS is encoded by the exons ATGTCAAAGAAGAAGAAACCCCCCACCTCCAGGAGGAGTGACATCCAGCACATATTCCAGTGCTACACCTCCGACCATGACAACCGCCTCACTGCCTCAGCCCTTCTTACCTTCCTCCATAGGGAGCAGGTGGAGGTCTCAGCCAATCAGGAGACAGCTGAGGCCTTGATTGACAGATATGAGGTGGATGAGTCAG CCAGAGCGGAGATAAACATGACATTTGACGGTTTCCTACGGCTAATGGAGTCGAAGGACTGCTGTGTGTTGGACCAGACTCACACACAGGTGTACCAGGACATGAGTCAGCCTCTCTGCCATtacttcatctcctcctcccacaACACATACCTGACTGGAGACCAGCTTGTGGGAAAGAGCCACTTAGATGCCTACATCAG TGTTCTCAGGAGAGGCTGCCGCTGTCTGGAGATCGACTGCTGGGACGGTCCCGATACGGAGCCCATCGTCTACCACGGCTACACCCTCACCAGCAAGATCCTCTTTAAAGATGTCATCGCCACAGTGCAAGAGTATGCCTTCATG GCTTCTCCGTACCCCATCATCCTCTCCCTGGAGAACCATTGCAGCCAAGGGCAGCAGGAGGTCATGGCCCATTACCTCACCTCCATCCTGGGAGACATGCTGCTGGATACTGGCCTAACCGTGGATGCCCAGGGAGATCTGCCAAGCCCTGAC GAGCTGAAATATAAAGTTCTCATAAAGAACAAAAAGCTGAACTCTGCACCGCAGTTGGAGTTGGAGGCCAGAGGGTCGGAAGCGAATGCTGATGGAGAGGCCGGTGTCGAGGAGAgcgatgaggaagaggatgctgatgaggaggaggaagaaatgcCAGCGAAGAGGTCCAAAAAGAAGAAA AAAAAGAAGGTCGTAGTAGCACAGGCATTGTCTGATTTGGTCATCTACACCAAGTCTGTGAAGTTTATCAGCTTCGTGCACTCCAGAGATAACCAGCAGTTCTACGAGAACACATCATTTGCAGAGAAGAAAGCCAAGAAGCTGGTCAAAAACTCAG GAGCAGAGTTTGTGCTGCACAACGTGCGGTTCCTCAGCCGAGTTTACCCCGCAGGCTCCCGAACCCTCTCCTCCAACTTCAACCCACAGGAGTTCTGGAACGCCGGCATCCAGTTAG TGGCTCTAAACTTCCAGTCCCTTGGCTTACCCATGGACCTGAACAATGGCCGTTTCCAGGACAACGGCGGCTCGGGCTACGTACTGAAGCCCCATTTCCTGCGGTCCGGGGAGAGCAGCTTTGATCCCAACGCTTTCAAATACAACCTGAGGCCAGCTCACCTCCTGTTGAAG GTGATTAGCGGCTCCAACCTCCCTTCTTCCAGGACTGGCAAGGCCCTGGATCCGTTCGTGAGAGTGGAAATCCATGGGGTTGTTTCCGATTGCTGCAGAAAGCAGACAGATGCAGTCAAGCACAATG CACTGAGTCCGAGGTGGGACGCTGCCATGAACTTCACCATCGAGGTGCCCGAGCTGGCCCTGGTCCGGTTCTCTGTGCGGGACCAAACCGGACTCCTCAAGAGCGAATTTGTTGGCCAGTACACACTCCCTTTCACCAGCATGAGAAAAG GATATCGTTGGGTGCCTCTTCTATCTCGAGAAGGCTACAGCCtggaccctgcctctctctttatctacgCATGGTACTCCTAA
- the LOC121723514 gene encoding 1-phosphatidylinositol 4,5-bisphosphate phosphodiesterase zeta-1-like isoform X2, whose translation MTFDGFLRLMESKDCCVLDQTHTQVYQDMSQPLCHYFISSSHNTYLTGDQLVGKSHLDAYISVLRRGCRCLEIDCWDGPDTEPIVYHGYTLTSKILFKDVIATVQEYAFMASPYPIILSLENHCSQGQQEVMAHYLTSILGDMLLDTGLTVDAQGDLPSPDELKYKVLIKNKKLNSAPQLELEARGSEANADGEAGVEESDEEEDADEEEEEMPAKRSKKKKKKKVVVAQALSDLVIYTKSVKFISFVHSRDNQQFYENTSFAEKKAKKLVKNSGAEFVLHNVRFLSRVYPAGSRTLSSNFNPQEFWNAGIQLVALNFQSLGLPMDLNNGRFQDNGGSGYVLKPHFLRSGESSFDPNAFKYNLRPAHLLLKVISGSNLPSSRTGKALDPFVRVEIHGVVSDCCRKQTDAVKHNALSPRWDAAMNFTIEVPELALVRFSVRDQTGLLKSEFVGQYTLPFTSMRKGYRWVPLLSREGYSLDPASLFIYAWYS comes from the exons ATGACATTTGACGGTTTCCTACGGCTAATGGAGTCGAAGGACTGCTGTGTGTTGGACCAGACTCACACACAGGTGTACCAGGACATGAGTCAGCCTCTCTGCCATtacttcatctcctcctcccacaACACATACCTGACTGGAGACCAGCTTGTGGGAAAGAGCCACTTAGATGCCTACATCAG TGTTCTCAGGAGAGGCTGCCGCTGTCTGGAGATCGACTGCTGGGACGGTCCCGATACGGAGCCCATCGTCTACCACGGCTACACCCTCACCAGCAAGATCCTCTTTAAAGATGTCATCGCCACAGTGCAAGAGTATGCCTTCATG GCTTCTCCGTACCCCATCATCCTCTCCCTGGAGAACCATTGCAGCCAAGGGCAGCAGGAGGTCATGGCCCATTACCTCACCTCCATCCTGGGAGACATGCTGCTGGATACTGGCCTAACCGTGGATGCCCAGGGAGATCTGCCAAGCCCTGAC GAGCTGAAATATAAAGTTCTCATAAAGAACAAAAAGCTGAACTCTGCACCGCAGTTGGAGTTGGAGGCCAGAGGGTCGGAAGCGAATGCTGATGGAGAGGCCGGTGTCGAGGAGAgcgatgaggaagaggatgctgatgaggaggaggaagaaatgcCAGCGAAGAGGTCCAAAAAGAAGAAA AAAAAGAAGGTCGTAGTAGCACAGGCATTGTCTGATTTGGTCATCTACACCAAGTCTGTGAAGTTTATCAGCTTCGTGCACTCCAGAGATAACCAGCAGTTCTACGAGAACACATCATTTGCAGAGAAGAAAGCCAAGAAGCTGGTCAAAAACTCAG GAGCAGAGTTTGTGCTGCACAACGTGCGGTTCCTCAGCCGAGTTTACCCCGCAGGCTCCCGAACCCTCTCCTCCAACTTCAACCCACAGGAGTTCTGGAACGCCGGCATCCAGTTAG TGGCTCTAAACTTCCAGTCCCTTGGCTTACCCATGGACCTGAACAATGGCCGTTTCCAGGACAACGGCGGCTCGGGCTACGTACTGAAGCCCCATTTCCTGCGGTCCGGGGAGAGCAGCTTTGATCCCAACGCTTTCAAATACAACCTGAGGCCAGCTCACCTCCTGTTGAAG GTGATTAGCGGCTCCAACCTCCCTTCTTCCAGGACTGGCAAGGCCCTGGATCCGTTCGTGAGAGTGGAAATCCATGGGGTTGTTTCCGATTGCTGCAGAAAGCAGACAGATGCAGTCAAGCACAATG CACTGAGTCCGAGGTGGGACGCTGCCATGAACTTCACCATCGAGGTGCCCGAGCTGGCCCTGGTCCGGTTCTCTGTGCGGGACCAAACCGGACTCCTCAAGAGCGAATTTGTTGGCCAGTACACACTCCCTTTCACCAGCATGAGAAAAG GATATCGTTGGGTGCCTCTTCTATCTCGAGAAGGCTACAGCCtggaccctgcctctctctttatctacgCATGGTACTCCTAA